From a single Populus nigra chromosome 18, ddPopNigr1.1, whole genome shotgun sequence genomic region:
- the LOC133678963 gene encoding metacaspase-1-like isoform X1 translates to MSLNCSNCSSPLQLPPGANSICCAICHATTLVADSRSAPPPPALSYSSSGQDDHDHPPHHPSQVVPSPYNHAPPGPPPAVHGTKRAVICGVSYKNTKNELKGSINDVVCMKHLLVNRFNFPESSIIVLTEEETDPYRRPTKYNMRLALSWLVQGCQPGDSLVFHFSGHGSQQKDQNGDELDGYDETLCPTDFETQGMIVDDEINEIIVKPLSHGVKLHAIIDACHSGTVLDLPFLCRMDRSGKYVWEDHRPRSGEWKGTSGGEAISFSSCDDDQTSADTSALSKITSTGAMTYSFILAIERGHATSYGSMLNAMRSTIRDTSNELRGGIITSLISMFLTGRTFSGEITQIFLQEPQLTANEPFDVYSKPFSL, encoded by the exons ATGTCACTCAACTGCTCAAACTGCAGCAGCCCTTTGCAGCTTCCACCAGGAGCCAACTCCATCTGCTGTGCTATCTGCCATGCCACCACCCTCGTAGCTGATTCTCGCTCTGCCCCGCCACCGCCTGCTCTATCTTACTCCTCCTCAGGCCAAGACGACCATGACCACCCCCCACATCATCCTTCTCAAGTGGTTCCATCACCATACAATCATGCACCTCCTGGTCCACCACCTGCTGTCCATGGCACAAAGCGTGCTGTTATTTGCGGGGTGTCTTATAAGAATACTAAGAATGAACTCAAAGGGAGCATTAATGATGTTGTGTGCATGAAGCATTTGTTGGTTAATAGGTTCAACTTCCCTGAATCCTCCATCATCGTGCTCACTG AGGAAGAAACCGATCCTTATAGGCGGCCAACGAAATACAACATGAGACTGGCATTGTCATGGCTCGTGCAAGGATGTCAGCCTGGAGATTCATTAGTGTTTCATTTTTCCGGTCATGGTTCGCAGCAGAAGGATCAAAATGGAGATGAGCTGGATGGATATGATGAAACACTTTGTCCAACAGACTTTGAAACTCAAGGAATGATCGTTGATGATGAGATCAATGAAATAATTGTCAAGCCTCTTTCCCATGGTGTTAAGCTTCATGCCATCATTGATGCTTGCCATAGTGGCACCGTGTTGGATTTACCGTTTCTCTGCAGAATGGACAG GAGTGGGAAGTATGTTTGGGAAGATCATCGTCCTCGATCAGGAGAATGGAAAGGAACAAGTGGTGGGGAAGCGATCTCCTTCAGTAGCTGCGACGATGATCAAACCTCCGCGGACACCTCG GCTCTATCAAAGATCACTTCAACAGGTGCAATGACTTACTCATTCATCCTAGCAATCGAGCGCGGACATGCAACTTCATACGGGAGCATGCTAAATGCAATGCGGTCTACCATCCGTGATACGAGCAATGAGCTTCGTGGTGGTATTATAACATCACTTATCTCAATGTTCTTAACAGGGCGGACTTTCAGTGGAGAGATCACACAG ATTTTTCTGCAGGAACCACAGTTAACTGCTAATGAACCATTTGACGTGTATTCAAAGCCTTTCTCCTTGTAA
- the LOC133678963 gene encoding metacaspase-1-like isoform X2: MSLNCSNCSSPLQLPPGANSICCAICHATTLVADSRSAPPPPALSYSSSGQDDHDHPPHHPSQVVPSPYNHAPPGPPPAVHGTKRAVICGVSYKNTKNELKGSINDVVCMKHLLVNRFNFPESSIIVLTEEETDPYRRPTKYNMRLALSWLVQGCQPGDSLVFHFSGHGSQQKDQNGDELDGYDETLCPTDFETQGMIVDDEINEIIVKPLSHGVKLHAIIDACHSGTVLDLPFLCRMDRSGKYVWEDHRPRSGEWKGTSGGEAISFSSCDDDQTSADTSALSKITSTGAMTYSFILAIERGHATSYGSMLNAMRSTIRDTSNELRGGIITSLISMFLTGRTFSGEITQEPQLTANEPFDVYSKPFSL, from the exons ATGTCACTCAACTGCTCAAACTGCAGCAGCCCTTTGCAGCTTCCACCAGGAGCCAACTCCATCTGCTGTGCTATCTGCCATGCCACCACCCTCGTAGCTGATTCTCGCTCTGCCCCGCCACCGCCTGCTCTATCTTACTCCTCCTCAGGCCAAGACGACCATGACCACCCCCCACATCATCCTTCTCAAGTGGTTCCATCACCATACAATCATGCACCTCCTGGTCCACCACCTGCTGTCCATGGCACAAAGCGTGCTGTTATTTGCGGGGTGTCTTATAAGAATACTAAGAATGAACTCAAAGGGAGCATTAATGATGTTGTGTGCATGAAGCATTTGTTGGTTAATAGGTTCAACTTCCCTGAATCCTCCATCATCGTGCTCACTG AGGAAGAAACCGATCCTTATAGGCGGCCAACGAAATACAACATGAGACTGGCATTGTCATGGCTCGTGCAAGGATGTCAGCCTGGAGATTCATTAGTGTTTCATTTTTCCGGTCATGGTTCGCAGCAGAAGGATCAAAATGGAGATGAGCTGGATGGATATGATGAAACACTTTGTCCAACAGACTTTGAAACTCAAGGAATGATCGTTGATGATGAGATCAATGAAATAATTGTCAAGCCTCTTTCCCATGGTGTTAAGCTTCATGCCATCATTGATGCTTGCCATAGTGGCACCGTGTTGGATTTACCGTTTCTCTGCAGAATGGACAG GAGTGGGAAGTATGTTTGGGAAGATCATCGTCCTCGATCAGGAGAATGGAAAGGAACAAGTGGTGGGGAAGCGATCTCCTTCAGTAGCTGCGACGATGATCAAACCTCCGCGGACACCTCG GCTCTATCAAAGATCACTTCAACAGGTGCAATGACTTACTCATTCATCCTAGCAATCGAGCGCGGACATGCAACTTCATACGGGAGCATGCTAAATGCAATGCGGTCTACCATCCGTGATACGAGCAATGAGCTTCGTGGTGGTATTATAACATCACTTATCTCAATGTTCTTAACAGGGCGGACTTTCAGTGGAGAGATCACACAG GAACCACAGTTAACTGCTAATGAACCATTTGACGTGTATTCAAAGCCTTTCTCCTTGTAA
- the LOC133678980 gene encoding superoxide dismutase [Fe], chloroplastic-like isoform X2, producing MDDLEPHMSKDTFEYHRGKHHRAYVDNLNKQIDGTERDDMSLDDVVLVTYNKGGPLPAFNNPAQAWNHEFFLESMKPGGGGKASGELLQLIERDFGSFDRFVQEFKSAAATQFGSGWAWLV from the exons ATG GATGATTTAGAGCCGCATATGAGCAAGGACACATTTGAGTATCACCGGGGAAAGCATCACAGGGCTTATGTGGATAACTTAAACAAGCAAATTGACGGAACAGAACGAGATGACATGTCCTTAGATGATGTTGTGCTCGTTACATACAACAAGGGTGGTCCACTTCCTGCTTTCAACAATCCTGCACAG GCATGGAACCATGAATTCTTTTTGGAATCCATGAAACCGGGAGGTGGAGGAAAGGCATCAGGGGAACTTCTTCAATTGATTGAAAGAGATTTTGGTTCTTTTGATAGATTTGTGCAAGAGTTCAAGTCGGCTGCAGCTACTCAGTTTGGTTCTGGATGGGCTTGGCTTGTTT AA
- the LOC133678980 gene encoding superoxide dismutase [Fe], chloroplastic-like isoform X1, translating to MDDLEPHMSKDTFEYHRGKHHRAYVDNLNKQIDGTERDDMSLDDVVLVTYNKGGPLPAFNNPAQAWNHEFFLESMKPGGGGKASGELLQLIERDFGSFDRFVQEFKSAAATQFGSGWAWLVSTPCN from the exons ATG GATGATTTAGAGCCGCATATGAGCAAGGACACATTTGAGTATCACCGGGGAAAGCATCACAGGGCTTATGTGGATAACTTAAACAAGCAAATTGACGGAACAGAACGAGATGACATGTCCTTAGATGATGTTGTGCTCGTTACATACAACAAGGGTGGTCCACTTCCTGCTTTCAACAATCCTGCACAG GCATGGAACCATGAATTCTTTTTGGAATCCATGAAACCGGGAGGTGGAGGAAAGGCATCAGGGGAACTTCTTCAATTGATTGAAAGAGATTTTGGTTCTTTTGATAGATTTGTGCAAGAGTTCAAGTCGGCTGCAGCTACTCAGTTTGGTTCTGGATGGGCTTGGCTTGTTT CCACTCCATGCAATTGA
- the LOC133678979 gene encoding probable pterin-4-alpha-carbinolamine dehydratase, chloroplastic codes for MGTTATTTTRFPFSLPPPKSYPPHNHHHFKVSILTPIITPTLRLQAMGAGDKLGEFGARDPFPAEIESGFAEKVLGNVNTEHKILIPTVSALSLSQQECTPISPLQDPMSKDDAQKLLKKVLGWRLLDEEGGLKLQCLWKLRDFKCGFELVNRIYKATESCGHFPNVHLEQPNQVRAELWTASLGGLSLNDFIVAAKIDEIKTSDLVPKKRVWA; via the exons ATGGGTACCACCGCCACAACCACCACTCGCTTCCCCTTCTCCCTCCCACCCCCCAAATCCTATCCTCCACACAACCACCACCACTTCAAAGTCTCCATCTTGACTCCCATTATAACCCCCACTTTGAGACTCCAAGCTATGGGAGCTGGCGACAAGTTAGGTGAATTTGGTGCCAGAGACCCTTTTCCTGCTGAAATAGAAAGTGGGTTTGCTGAGAAAGTGTTAGGAAATGTTAATACTGAACATAAGATTCTCATTCCTACTGTTTctgctctttctctttctcagcAAGAGTGTACTCCTATATCTCCTTTGCAAGATCCCATGTCTAAAGACGATGCTCAAAAACTCTTAAAGAAG GTTCTAGGCTGGAGACTCCTGGATGAAGAAGGCGGACTGAAACTGCAATGCTTGTGGAAGTTGAGAGATTTTAAATGTGGGTTTGAGCTTGTCAATAGAATTTACAAAGCTACAGAATCATGTGGCCATTTCCCAAATGTGCACTTGGAACAGCCCAATCAAGTTAGAGCTGAACTATGGACTGCATCCCTTG GTGGCTTGAGTTTGAATGATTTCATTGTTGCGGCCAAGATTGATGAGATTAAGACATCTGACCTTGTCCCTAAAAAAAGAGTCTGGGCATAG
- the LOC133678297 gene encoding metacaspase-1-like encodes MYMLVNCSNCHTPLQLPPGANSNSNSICCAICHAITYIVDPRSAPPPPALSYSSSSQYQHYPPQPHPFQVVPSPFNHAPPGPPPAVHGTKRAVICAVSYKNTKNELKGCINDAMCMKYLLVNRFNFPQSSIIMLTEEETDPYRRPTKSNMRLALSWLVQGCQPGDSLVFHFSGHGSQQKDYNGDELDGYDETLCPTDFETQGMIVDDEINAVLVKPISHGVKLHAIIDACHSGTVLDLPFLCRMDRSGKYVWEDHRPRSGVWKGTSGGEVISFSGCDDDQTSADTSALSKITSTGVMTYSFIQAIERGHGTTYGSMLNAMRATIRKTTNELGGGIVTTLISMLLAGGNFSGGITQEPQLTASEPFDVYSKPFSL; translated from the exons ATGTACATGTTAGTCAACTGTTCAAACTGCCACACCCCTTTGCAGCTTCCACCAGGAGCCAACTCCAACTCCAACTCCATCTGCTGTGCTATCTGCCATGCCATCACCTACATAGTTGATCCTCGCTCTGCCCCACCACCGCCTGCTCTATCTTACTCATCCTCGAGCCAATACCAACATTACCCTCCCCAACCTCATCCTTTTCAAGTGGTTCCATCACCATTCAATCATGCGCCTCCTGGACCACCACCTGCTGTCCATGGCACAAAGCGTGCTGTGATTTGTGCGGTGTCTTATAAGAATACTAAAAATGAACTCAAAGGGTGCATTAATGATGCCATGTGCATGAAGTATTTGTTGGTTAATAGGTTCAACTTCCCTCAATCCTCCATCATCATGCTCACTG AGGAAGAGACTGATCCTTATAGGCGGCCAACGAAATCCAACATGAGATTGGCATTGTCATGGCTCGTGCAAGGATGTCAGCCTGGAGATTCATTAGTGTTTCATTTTTCCGGTCATGGTTCGCAGCAGAAGGATTACAATGGAGATGAGTTGGATGGATATGATGAAACACTTTGTCCAACAGATTTTGAAACTCAAGGAATGATTGTTGATGATGAGATCAATGCAGTACTTGTCAAGCCTATTTCCCATGGTGTTAAGCTTCATGCCATCATTGATGCTTGCCATAGTGGCACTGTGCTGGATTTACCGTTTCTCTGCAGAATGGATAG GAGCGGGAAGTATGTTTGGGAAGATCATCGCCCTCGATCAGGAGTATGGAAAGGGACAAGTGGTGGGGAAGTGATCTCCTTCAGTGGCTGCGATGACGATCAAACCTCTGCAGACACTTCG GCTCTATCGAAGATCACTTCAACAGGTGTAATGACTTATTCGTTCATCCAAGCAATCGAGCGCGGACATGGAACTACATATGGCAGCATGCTAAATGCAATGCGGGCTACCATCCGTAAGACGACCAATGAGCTTGGTGGTGGTATTGTAACAACACTTATCTCAATGCTATTAGCAGGGGGGAATTTCAGCGGAGGGATCACACAG GAACCACAGTTAACTGCTAGCGAACCATTTGATGTGTATTCAAAACCTTTCTCCTTGTAA